In Populus nigra chromosome 1, ddPopNigr1.1, whole genome shotgun sequence, one genomic interval encodes:
- the LOC133696462 gene encoding arogenate dehydrogenase 2, chloroplastic, whose amino-acid sequence MLPLISTVPQTLSPSLSFHFHPFQSSSTPSLSLHIPLKNTLRIRSIDAAQPYDYESHLRTQHLKSQSLKIAILGFGNFGQFLSKTLSRQGHTLLAYSRTDYTDIAKSLGVTFYSNPHDLFESHPEVVILCTSILSTEKVLQTLPFQRLKRSTLIVDVLSVKEFAKNILLKYLPVEFDILCTHPMFGPESGKISWFGLPFVYDKVRIGNEEDRIIRVARFLDVFAKEGCRMVEMTCAEHDRHAAGSQFVTHTMGRVLERFGLDSSPINTKGYDTLLDLVENTAGDSFELYYGLFMYNKNAMEQLERLDMAFEAIKKELFGKLHHVYRKQLFGNADEGAEERLQVQKLLHNGAPPSDDVVKQETS is encoded by the coding sequence ATGCTCCCATTAATCTCAACAGTACCCCAAACCCTCTCCCCTTCCCTTTCCTTCCATTTCCATCCCTTTCAGTCCTCATCCACCCCGTCCCTCTCTCTCCATATCCCTCTCAAAAATACTCTCCGCATCCGTTCTATCGACGCCGCCCAGCCGTACGACTACGAGTCTCACCTCCGCACCCAACACCTCAAATCCCAATCCCTCAAAATCGCCATTTTGGGCTTCGGAAACTTCGGCCAGTTCCTCTCCAAAACTCTCTCTCGCCAAGGCCACACTCTCCTGGCCTACTCGCGTACCGACTACACCGATATAGCCAAAAGCCTAGGCGTTACTTTCTACAGCAACCCACATGATCTCTTCGAGAGCCACCCAGAAGTTGTAATCCTATGCACTTCCATTCTTTCCACTGAGAAGGTTCTTCAGACTTTACCGTTTCAGAGGCTCAAACGTAGCACCCTTATTGTCGATGTTTTGTCTGTTAAAGAGTTTGCTAAGAATATCTTGTTGAAATATTTGCCTGTTGAGTTTGATATCTTGTGTACACACCCCATGTTTGGACCTGAGAGTGGTAAAATTTCTTGGTTTGGTTTGCCTTTTGTTTATGATAAAGTTAGGATTGGTAATGAGGAGGATAGGATTATTAGAGTTGCGAGGTTTCTTGATGTTTTTGCCAAAGAAGGGTGCAGGATGGTTGAAATGACCTGTGCAGAGCATGATAGGCATGCGGCAGGGTCGCAGTTTGTTACTCATACTATGGGGAGAGTGTTGGAGAGGTTTGGATTGGATTCGTCGCCGATTAATACCAAAGGGTACGACACTTTGTTGGATTTAGTGGAGAATACAGCTGGGGATAGTTTCGAGTTGTATTATGGATTGTTTATGTACAATAAGAATGCTATGGAGCAGTTGGAGAGACTGGATATGGCATTCGAGGCAATTAAGAAGGAGTTGTTTGGGAAATTGCATCACGTTTATAGGAAACAGTTGTTTGGGAATGCTGACGAGGGAGCGGAGGAGAGGCTTCAGGTGCAGAAATTGCTTCACAATGGTGCTCCACCTTCTGATGATGTTGTGAAACAGGAAACATCTTGA
- the LOC133670028 gene encoding uncharacterized protein LOC133670028, translated as MSWILGSMEHSMLLNLKPYKTSREMWDYLKKVYNQSNTARRFQLELELGQLSQGSMSIQEFYSSFVNLWAEYTDIVYASVPLEGLIAIQSVHETSKRDQFIMKLRGEFEAIRSNLMNREPVPFLDICVGELLREEQRIITQAVLEQKAQNSAPIPVAYTAQGRSKGGRNMSNVQCYSCKGFGHIATTCTKKFCNYCKKTGHIIKDCSIRPPKKSETAYNVSVGSSNTPSPGQSSITPEMVQQMIVSALSALGLSGSSVREDDREGT; from the exons ATGTCTTGGATCCTTGGAAGTATGGAACACTCCATGCTTCTCAATCTCAAGCCTTACAAAACCTCTAGAGAAATGTGGGATTACCTGAAGAAAGTTTACAACCAAAGCAATACAGCACGAAGGTTCCAATTGGAACTCGAGTTGGGTCAACTCAGTCAAGGCAGTATGTCAATACAAGAGTTTTATTCTTCCTTTGTAAATCTTTGGGCTGAGTACACAGACATTGTGTATGCAAGTGTACCTCTTGAAGGACTTATTGCTATTCAAAGTGTGCATGAGACCAGCAAGCGTGATCAGTTTATAATGAAGTTAAGGGGGGAATTTGAAGCAATCAGGTCCAACCTGATGAATAGAGAACCAGTTCCTTTCTTGGATATCTGTGTAGGAGAGCTTCTCAGGGAAGAACAACGGATCATTACACAGGCTGTCTTGGAGCAAAAAGCTCAAAATTCTGCTCCAATTCCTGTTGCATACACTGCTCAAGGGAGGTCTAAAGGAGGTAGAAATATGTCAAATGTCCAGTGCTATAGCTGCAAAGGATTTGGGCACATTGCCACTACTTGTACTAAAAAATTCTGCAACTATTGTAAGAAAACAGGGCATATCATCAAAGACTGCTCCATCCGGCCTCCAAAGAAATCTGAAACTGCCTATAATGTTTCGGTTGGTTCCTCAAATACTCCTAGTCCTGGTCAGTCCTCTATTACCCCTGAAATGGTCCAACAAATGATAGTTTCTGCCCTTTCTGCTTTAGGCCTTTCAG GATCAAGTGTCCGGGAAGATGATCGTGAAGGGACCTAA